The window CGGGTTCTCCCAAGGTAATGCCTATGGTGGGAATGCGCATCTTACTTTATGAAAAATACTTAACAATTATAAAAAAAATTTAAAACATTTTTATGAAAGCTTTGGCTTTTAAATTATCCAGCCATTGTTGTTGAAGTTTTTGCCGTTGTTCCTGGATTAAAAGCCCTTCGATTTGCGTCCGAACCTCTGAAATGGGTTTAAGTTTACCCTTGCGCTTGTCTTCAAGCCGAATGATGTAATAACCGTCAAGGGTTTCTATGACTCCACTGGTTTGACCTGGATACATGGAAAAGGCGGCCTCGGCTATTTCAGGCCGCAAACTATCCTTTGTTACCCAACCTAGATCTCCTCCATCCATCCTTTTCGGTCCCTCGGAGTAGCTCCTTGCCAGTTCGGCGAAATCGGCTCCCAATTGCAGCTTGCTTAAGAGTTCGGTTGCCGTTTCCCTTGCCGGATCGTATTCTTCTAACTGCCCGTTGACCGTGGCTCGTTTATCTTTAAAAGAGGTTTTCTGTAAAAAAATGATCCGAAGTTTTACTTGGGGAGGCTCAAAAAACTGGGCGATATGATCCTGGTAATATTTTTCTATCTGGTATGGCGATATGATCACGGGTTCTGAGACGTTTTTCATTCTCATGGCTTGGACGATGATCTGTTCAAGAAGCTGCTGTTTATATTGCTCTTCACTTATGCCGCTTGCCTGGAGTGTCCTAATAAAGGCGATCCTATCCCCGTCAAACTGCGTGCGGATAATATCCCTGACCCTTGATTCGATGAAGGAGTCGGGGATAGCGTACTTTTTACTTTTGAAATCCTGGATGATCAATTCCCTGTCGATGAGCGCTCTTAGGGCACTGAGGCGGGCTTCCTTGATGCGATTGACCAGTTCGGATCCCTGGTAGGTCTCTCTCAATACCGCTTCATTAGGTTCTACCTGTTTCCTGACTTGGGAAAAAGTGATAACCTTGTCGTTAACAATAGCAGCAATACCGTCACTCCCTTGAGTTTGGGAAAACAAGTTTTGTTGTAAAAAAAGGAGAAGAAAGAATGGAAATAAAACTAGAAGCTTTCTAACCATTTTTTTATTTGCAAAATCTTATCCTTGGGTTCGGCTTCTATCAAGCGGGGGAATTTGCCCTGCTTTGTAAATAAATAATCGTTGTTTTTTATAAGCTTCAACTTGTCTCTTTCTGTTTCAACTCTTTCTATGCCTTTGCGTGCGGCAATGATACGGATTTCGACAAGGGAAAAGAGATGTTCTACAGGTTCCGGCCATGGTCCGTATCTATCTTTCCAGCTTTTTTTGATTTCTTCCAACTCTTCTGGCTGGCTGGCTTCGGCTAACTGTCTGTAAGCATGGAGCCTCTCTTGCCTTCTTTCCATGTAGGAAAAAGGAATGTAAGCTAAAGCATGCCGTCCTCCTCCAGGCTCGGGGAGCAAAAAATCAAGGGACAGCCGACAGTCGATTAGAGGTTCGGTCTCTTTGCCTTGAATCTTTTGGATGGCTTTTTTAAGCAGCTTGCAATAAAGTTCAAATCCGATGGAGGCGATATGACCACTCTGAGAAGTCCCTAGGAGGTTGCCGGCTCCACGTATCTCTAGGTCTCTTAGGGCGATTTGAAATCCGGTACCCAGTTGGGAATGTTCTTGCATGGCCTTTATTCTTTTCTTGGCGTCGGATTGTATGAACAAGTCCCTCGGAAGTAAAAGATAGGCATAAGCCTTTTGATTGGATCTCCCCACTCTTCCTCTTAATTGGTAGAGATCGGCAAGCCCAAAAAGATCGGCTCTGTCAATGATAATCGTATTGGCATTAGGGATATCCAATCCATTTTCGATTATACTCGTGGCGAGCAGGACATCGATTTTGCCCTCTACAAATCTTTCCATGACCTCTTCAAGTTCATGTTTTTTCATTCTCCCATGTCCAATATCGATTTTAATCGAGGGCAAAAGGGATTTTAACCTCGAGGCCACCTTTTCTATGGTTCTTATTCGGTTATGGAGAAAATAAACTTGTCCCCCCCTATTTAATTCCCTTTCAATAGCCTGCCGGATAACCCTTTCATCGTACGGGCCAACGATGGTTTCTATGGGGAAACGGTTGGGGGGAGGCGTTTCAATCAGGCTCATGTCCCTGGCCCCGGCCATGGCTAAATACAAAGTTCTTGGTATAGGCGTTGCGGAAAGCAGTAAGACGTCTATAAACCTGAATTTTTCTTTCCATTTTTCTTTTTGCAGAACACCAAATCGTTGTTCTTCATCAATCACGATCAGCCCCAAATCCTTGAACTCTACATCTGCGGACAACAATCTGTGCGTTCCCACCACGACATCTACGGTTCCTTCTTTAAGGCCGGCAAGAATCTCCTTTTCTTCGCTGTTTTTCACAAATCGGCAAAGAAGAGCTGTGTGAATAGGATAATCGGCGAATCTTTCCCTGAGGGTATTGAAATGCTGCTTGGCAAGAACTGTCGTTGGGGTAAGCAAAACGGCCTGTTTGCCGCCCATCACCGCCTTAAAGATGGCCCGGATAGCTACTTCGGTTTTCCCAAACCCAACGTCCCCGCAAATGAGCCTATCCATGGGCCTTTTGCTTTCCATGTCTTTTTTTGTCTCTTCTATGGCTTTTAGCTGATCTGGAGTTTCTTCATAGATAAAAGCCTCTTCGAACTCCTTTTGCCACTGGTCGTCTTGGGGAAAGGCAAATCCTTCGAGAACTTCTCTTTCCGCATTGATCTTGAGTAATTTTTCTGCAAGATCTGTAACCGCTTTTTGTGCCGCTCTTTTAGCTTTTATCCACCTGTTTCCCCCCAAAGAATCGAGTTTGGGTAGTTTTTTGGTGCCCCCAATGTACCGAGCGATAAGATGAGCCTGGTCTATGGGGACATAGAGCTTGGCTTGCTGGTCAAACTCCAGTTCGACCATTTCGGTGTTCGTTCCCTCTATCGTTTTAATGCCTTTAAACTTGCAAATCCCTTTTTGCAGGTGGACGACTATGTCCCCTTCCTTCCATTGTTCGAAAATATCGCTACCCAGCGGAGCCCTGAAATAATCGTTTTTTTGTTGGCTACGCAGCAATATCTTCTGGTTTTGGTACCTGCCGAAGATTTCTGCATCTGTCAAAATCGAAAGCTTGGCTTCAGGCCAGCAAAAACCCCTTAAAAGGGGACTTTTGGAAAAGAGGATTTTTTCAGTGCTAATGCCTTGGTTATTTAGGATTTCCTTGAGACGGGATTCTTCGCCTTCGTTATTGACAAAAATCACCACTTCCCATTGTTTTTCGATCCATCGACCCAGCGCCTCTAGAAATAACTGCCATCTTCTTTCCTGGTAAAACCAATCCCCTTTTGGAGTATCGAGAAAAAGGTGGCTCTCAAAATGGATGCCTACGTCGGGAATCGGTATTTCTGGGGATTTCGACCAAAATGTTGGTATCGCTTGAGGCAGGTAATCATGGAGGCTGGCCCCGCTCTTCAGCATATCTTCTAAATTGAAAAAGCAAAGATGGGCTTGAGCAAGGGGCTTGAATGAACGTTGGGTGATGGGATCAAATTGTCTTAAGGAAATAAGCCGATTGCCTTCCCATTCCATCCTCAGCGGATAGCAACTGTCCCAGCAGAAAGTGTCGATAATCGCTCCCCGTACCGCAAACTGGCCCCTGCAATCGACGGAATCGACCCTTTCATACCCGGCGGTGACCAGCTTTTCAATGACGGCCTTTCTATCAAAAGAATTTTCTACAGCAAGGGGCAGGCGCTTTTCTTTTAATAGCTCAGGAGAGGGAAGAGCTTCTTCCATGGCCTGTTCGGTAGTGATGATGATTCCAGAAGGAAAATCGAGAAGGCTGTAAGCCGTGCTTAGCCTTTCGGCTAAAAATGTCGGGTCAGGCAAGCTTTCTGCCGGCACAGGCTCAACTTCGGGAAGGATGAGATAAGGACTTCCCCAGCATTCTAAACCGAGGGCAATTTCGTTGGTTTTTTTTATGTTTTCAGCTATCACTAAAAGGGGTCCACGGTATACCCTGAGGAAAGAAGCCAGAAAGAAAGACTGGCCCGATAGAGGCAAAGAATCGATTGCGCAGTTTCTTTGCTCAATAATGCGGTGATGAAGATTTTTTAACAAGGGATGGTCCAGCCACTTTTCGTAAGAAAAGGTCATTTCTTTGCTTGCTTGGCTCGGACAACTCCCTTCTTTATTATTCTGTAAGTTTAAATTGAGAGTGGCCATGTTTGCGGTCAATGATACAGATAAAGTCTCCCCTTCTGGGGATCGTGTAAAAGCCTTCCTCTTCTAGTTCTGAGCCGAGATGGCAACAGGCGGAGATGCACTCGTCAAAAAGAGCGCAAAATTTTACTTCGATAAAGTCGGGGTTAAAATGGTACTCTTCGATGTAAAACTGGACCGTTTTCGAGGGCCATCCCTCTTCGCAATACTTTTCCAGGGGCAGGGCGGTCGGCTGGGACTTAAGCCAGTCCAGGAATTTCAGCTTGAAGAAGGGATCGTCTTCCTTGAGATCTATCAAAGGAAAAGCAGAACTTAAAAAAGTCATAAAAGTAATAAAAAAAAGGGAAAGTAGCCTAATTTTTTTATCGTCTAAAGGATTTCTTTTTAGCTTAACGCCATGTAAAAAATATCTAATGAGGAAATCATGGGAAATCAACTGCGCTTTTTATTGTTATGCTTTCTTAGCCTTCCCTTTTGGGGTTGCATCTACTCCCACTATCTTCCCGAAGAAGGATATGTCTATGGACTAAAGCTGGGAAAAGGACAAAAGAAGACTGTCGATGGAGTGGATGTATGGATGGGATCTAGACCCGATCGTCCCTACCGGGTGTATGGAACTCTTTATGACAAAAGGGGTAACGGGCCTTTCGAAAAAGGTCCTACCTTGAAGGGACTGGTTAAAAAAGCTAAACAAAGAGGAGCCGACGGCCTGATTATTCTTGTAAAAGAAAGGCAGTATGTTGGGGATACTCTCTATGCAACAAAAGTGGGGAGCGGAACCACGGAAAGCTTTTACTCAGCTCTTCTTGTCCGCTACCTTCCAGAATAAATTTCCCTATCCACTGCTTAACGAAGAGACAATCACTTCCTTGAGGTTATAACCGATTAAACCGTTTCTTTAATAGGAGGGGACTTTTTTGGATATCATCCGGGCGGCCTTGTTCGGGCTTCAAGGATGCCATTAAAAACTGATCCTAGGCTTCTTAGCGCGAATTTTTACCCTTCTTAGGACCTTCCAACCAAGGAAAACTCCTTGCCAAGCATTCCAATAAGCCGACCGGGGGAATATCCAACTCTGCCGCCTTGTCAGCCGGAAGAAAGAGCTTTAAGCTTATTCCAATTCTTTTGCTGGATGCCTCTATAACCTCTTCTAGTGATATTTGGCTTTGGATGCACCGGGGCCTAAAACCACAGCTCTTAGTTGCTTTATAGCCGCTATTCTTTGCCGCTTAAAAAACTGTGAAGATGCCCCGCCAAGTTTAAGCAGGCCCTTCCCATCAAAAACAAGCTCTTTTCCCATGGGTTTAATTCCCGGTTGAGCGGTAGGATTGCTCGAACTCTGCTCAGGCAAGCATTCTCCACTTTCTTTATTTCTCTATAGGGATAAAGAAAGCCTTCTTGATTACTTATCGCAATGCAAAGCTGATGCAGGGCAGGTTATGGTGAGCAGAAGCTTTCCGGTTCCTTCCAAGTCCTTGGACCATGAGAAAACCCTTTATAGGCAAAGGGGGGATTTTGAACTGGCTTTTATCCTTGCCAGGAGATGATCTTGAAGGCTCAAGGGATAATTTTTTCTAGGGCATGCCATGGAAGGAGGGCACATTTTACTCTTGCCGGGAACTGCCTTACCCCTTTGAGAGGGAACAATTCTTCGGGGATTTCGGCATTCCTTTTTTCTTTGCCGGTCAAAAAAGCCTGGAAGTTTTCTATCAAAGTCTTTATTTCTTCAACCTTCTTCTGCCGCACCACTTCCGTCATCAAGGAAGCTGAAGCCATGCAGATGGCACAGCCTCTGCCGAGGAAATGAACATCTTCGATCAATTGGTGAGGGAAGCCAATTTTGACAAAAACCCTGACAGAATCTCCGCAACTGGGATTTGATCCTTCCGCTTCCCGGAATTCGCCCTCCGGTTTCCCAAAGTTTCGAGGATGGCGGCTATGATCGAGAATAATTTCTTGGTATAGGTCTTGTATATCCATGGTTAGAGTCAAGGGGCTATTGTGAACCTTTCCCTCCTCACGAACGGAGCTTCCGGTAGGGATGACTCCCACCCGGAAGAACCCAAGGAGTCCCTGCTTCTGCGAGGGATAGCCAACATACCTTTCCTAAGGTGCCATGCACAAGCACCTTCTCCACAGCCGTTGGCTGGGTTCACTCCACTCCTATCCCCACCCGTAAGGCGGGTGAGCTCTTCCTGCAATATAGGCCAATTGACAGCCTTTGTCTAGCTGATATTCCATGACGATAATCCAAGGCAGAACCGATTCCGCTTCAAAGCTCCTGTTGCGGGCGGCCCTCCACGGTATCGCCTCC is drawn from Methylacidiphilum infernorum V4 and contains these coding sequences:
- a CDS encoding peptidylprolyl isomerase produces the protein MVRKLLVLFPFFLLLFLQQNLFSQTQGSDGIAAIVNDKVITFSQVRKQVEPNEAVLRETYQGSELVNRIKEARLSALRALIDRELIIQDFKSKKYAIPDSFIESRVRDIIRTQFDGDRIAFIRTLQASGISEEQYKQQLLEQIIVQAMRMKNVSEPVIISPYQIEKYYQDHIAQFFEPPQVKLRIIFLQKTSFKDKRATVNGQLEEYDPARETATELLSKLQLGADFAELARSYSEGPKRMDGGDLGWVTKDSLRPEIAEAAFSMYPGQTSGVIETLDGYYIIRLEDKRKGKLKPISEVRTQIEGLLIQEQRQKLQQQWLDNLKAKAFIKMF
- the mfd gene encoding transcription-repair coupling factor, whose amino-acid sequence is MTFSYEKWLDHPLLKNLHHRIIEQRNCAIDSLPLSGQSFFLASFLRVYRGPLLVIAENIKKTNEIALGLECWGSPYLILPEVEPVPAESLPDPTFLAERLSTAYSLLDFPSGIIITTEQAMEEALPSPELLKEKRLPLAVENSFDRKAVIEKLVTAGYERVDSVDCRGQFAVRGAIIDTFCWDSCYPLRMEWEGNRLISLRQFDPITQRSFKPLAQAHLCFFNLEDMLKSGASLHDYLPQAIPTFWSKSPEIPIPDVGIHFESHLFLDTPKGDWFYQERRWQLFLEALGRWIEKQWEVVIFVNNEGEESRLKEILNNQGISTEKILFSKSPLLRGFCWPEAKLSILTDAEIFGRYQNQKILLRSQQKNDYFRAPLGSDIFEQWKEGDIVVHLQKGICKFKGIKTIEGTNTEMVELEFDQQAKLYVPIDQAHLIARYIGGTKKLPKLDSLGGNRWIKAKRAAQKAVTDLAEKLLKINAEREVLEGFAFPQDDQWQKEFEEAFIYEETPDQLKAIEETKKDMESKRPMDRLICGDVGFGKTEVAIRAIFKAVMGGKQAVLLTPTTVLAKQHFNTLRERFADYPIHTALLCRFVKNSEEKEILAGLKEGTVDVVVGTHRLLSADVEFKDLGLIVIDEEQRFGVLQKEKWKEKFRFIDVLLLSATPIPRTLYLAMAGARDMSLIETPPPNRFPIETIVGPYDERVIRQAIERELNRGGQVYFLHNRIRTIEKVASRLKSLLPSIKIDIGHGRMKKHELEEVMERFVEGKIDVLLATSIIENGLDIPNANTIIIDRADLFGLADLYQLRGRVGRSNQKAYAYLLLPRDLFIQSDAKKRIKAMQEHSQLGTGFQIALRDLEIRGAGNLLGTSQSGHIASIGFELYCKLLKKAIQKIQGKETEPLIDCRLSLDFLLPEPGGGRHALAYIPFSYMERRQERLHAYRQLAEASQPEELEEIKKSWKDRYGPWPEPVEHLFSLVEIRIIAARKGIERVETERDKLKLIKNNDYLFTKQGKFPRLIEAEPKDKILQIKKWLESF
- the sufU gene encoding Fe-S cluster assembly sulfur transfer protein SufU: MDIQDLYQEIILDHSRHPRNFGKPEGEFREAEGSNPSCGDSVRVFVKIGFPHQLIEDVHFLGRGCAICMASASLMTEVVRQKKVEEIKTLIENFQAFLTGKEKRNAEIPEELFPLKGVRQFPARVKCALLPWHALEKIIP